In one Dermatophilaceae bacterium Sec6.4 genomic region, the following are encoded:
- a CDS encoding MBL fold metallo-hydrolase, producing the protein MTMSLPIGVFLDDEPLDAPWIRGCRRGAAPGPVLQVRRVDDATFILRESMRATWEAPFVYLLLGARRALLLDTGDVAEAERMPLGATVGSIVGDWVAAHRLSDYELVVAHTHGHNDHTRGDAQFIGDSPAYPYRATVVGTAVEKVREFFGFDAPDSATLDSVVPFDLGDRELSVTRVPGHDVRSIAVIDPSRGLMFSGDTAYPGRLYVQDLTALRDSLDRMLALAHRHHLRSVLGGHIEYSADGGEHPVGVRFHADEQPLPLTVAQLQQLRDLAHRGSTVTGVVAGSPMSLWIGSCNGAKVKLAGAAAVRRLRGIG; encoded by the coding sequence ATGACGATGTCTCTGCCGATCGGCGTTTTCCTCGATGATGAACCGCTGGATGCGCCATGGATCCGAGGGTGCCGGCGGGGTGCGGCTCCCGGCCCGGTGCTGCAGGTGCGCCGCGTCGATGACGCGACATTCATCCTTCGCGAATCGATGCGGGCGACCTGGGAGGCGCCATTCGTCTATCTGCTCCTCGGCGCGCGGCGCGCCTTGCTGCTGGACACCGGCGATGTCGCCGAGGCAGAGCGGATGCCGCTCGGAGCAACCGTCGGGTCGATCGTGGGCGACTGGGTCGCCGCGCATCGACTGAGCGACTATGAACTGGTGGTCGCGCACACCCACGGGCACAACGATCACACCCGCGGCGACGCGCAGTTCATCGGCGATTCGCCTGCCTACCCCTACCGCGCCACTGTCGTCGGCACAGCGGTCGAAAAGGTGCGGGAATTCTTCGGGTTCGACGCACCCGATTCCGCCACGCTCGATTCAGTGGTGCCGTTCGACCTGGGCGACCGTGAATTGTCGGTCACCCGCGTCCCGGGGCACGATGTTCGATCGATTGCAGTGATCGACCCGTCACGCGGCCTGATGTTCTCCGGTGACACCGCATACCCCGGGCGGCTCTACGTGCAGGACCTGACCGCGTTGCGGGACAGTCTGGACCGGATGCTGGCACTCGCCCACCGGCACCACCTGCGGTCGGTCCTGGGCGGGCACATCGAATACAGCGCCGATGGTGGTGAGCACCCGGTGGGCGTGCGGTTCCACGCTGACGAGCAGCCGTTGCCGCTCACCGTCGCGCAGCTGCAGCAGCTGCGCGATCTTGCACATCGGGGCTCCACCGTGACCGGTGTCGTGGCGGGCAGCCCGATGAGCCTGTGGATCGGCTCGTGCAACGGCGCGAAGGTGAAACTGGCGGGCGCAGCTGCGGTACGTCGATTACGCGGCATCGGCTGA